In Methylovirgula sp., a single genomic region encodes these proteins:
- a CDS encoding methyl-accepting chemotaxis protein: MGALTIGRSLILRQLLYIGILVAVSVVAYVASLQVRDLAHSELTASPAAMHVYAVQIDDAAAKLNRVLLFGSTLGCLLVLLISMPIAYLTVARPVDILSRQMSALAGGDVDIEISGTARKDEIGVISRSLQVLRDGVKKNNELVDELHARDDREKRLMREAAVRAKVEKFSADLSANVARLTEMTKRMSTASQDMISGARNAAEGSSHAKTASSNAAGDVSSVAVASEELLASIEEISRQVVQSTTVVKRAVSESIETSSGMARLTEAARRVGDIVSLISRIAAQTNLLALNATIEAARAGEAGRGFAVVAQEVKTLATQTARATQDISGQIADMQAATESSVTAIDTIQTKIGEIEQISAIIASAVQEQGASTQEIARNVRSAASGTTATSAYVENVAQAAALTSQHAESLVGLAGELDTLAAHVLSDVRAFGDALREAA; this comes from the coding sequence ATGGGCGCTCTCACCATTGGCCGAAGCCTGATCCTAAGACAACTGCTTTACATCGGCATCCTGGTCGCCGTGAGCGTGGTCGCCTATGTGGCTTCCCTTCAAGTGCGCGATCTTGCCCATTCGGAGCTCACCGCCAGCCCGGCCGCGATGCATGTTTACGCCGTCCAGATCGATGACGCGGCGGCGAAACTCAACCGCGTTCTGCTTTTCGGTTCGACCCTGGGCTGCCTGCTGGTTCTGCTCATTTCAATGCCGATCGCCTATCTCACGGTCGCCCGGCCGGTCGACATTCTCTCTCGCCAGATGTCGGCGCTCGCTGGTGGTGACGTCGATATCGAGATCAGCGGCACGGCGCGCAAGGACGAGATCGGCGTCATCTCGCGGTCGCTTCAGGTGCTTCGCGACGGGGTGAAGAAAAACAACGAGTTGGTAGACGAACTCCACGCCCGTGACGACCGCGAAAAGCGGCTCATGCGCGAGGCGGCCGTCCGCGCCAAGGTCGAGAAGTTCTCCGCCGACCTTTCCGCGAATGTCGCGCGGCTGACGGAAATGACCAAGCGCATGTCGACCGCCTCCCAGGACATGATCTCGGGCGCGCGCAACGCCGCCGAGGGCTCGTCGCACGCCAAGACGGCCTCCTCCAATGCCGCCGGCGACGTCTCTTCGGTCGCCGTTGCCTCCGAAGAATTGCTGGCCTCGATCGAGGAGATCAGCCGGCAGGTCGTGCAATCGACCACGGTCGTCAAACGCGCCGTCTCGGAAAGCATCGAGACGTCGAGCGGCATGGCCCGCCTGACCGAAGCAGCGCGCCGCGTCGGCGATATTGTCAGCCTCATCTCGAGGATCGCGGCACAGACCAATCTTCTGGCCCTCAACGCCACGATCGAAGCCGCCCGCGCTGGCGAGGCAGGCCGCGGCTTCGCGGTGGTCGCGCAGGAGGTCAAGACGCTCGCCACGCAGACCGCGCGCGCGACTCAGGATATTTCCGGCCAGATCGCCGATATGCAGGCGGCAACTGAGAGCTCGGTGACCGCGATCGACACGATCCAGACCAAGATTGGTGAGATCGAACAGATCTCCGCAATCATAGCGTCGGCGGTGCAGGAGCAGGGCGCTTCGACCCAGGAGATCGCCCGCAACGTGCGCTCTGCCGCCTCGGGCACGACGGCAACGTCGGCCTACGTCGAGAATGTCGCGCAAGCCGCGGCGCTCACCAGCCAACATGCCGAATCGCTCGTCGGTCTCGCCGGCGAACTCGATACACTCGCGGCCCATGTTCTCTCCGACGTACGTGCCTTCGGCGACGCGCTGCGCGAGGCGGCCTGA
- the gshB gene encoding glutathione synthase, which produces MSLVVAVQMDPIEKINFAGDSTFALMLEAQARGHRLYHYTPDKLTWGPGGIIAQAAEITVRDRAGDYFTLQKPALLELASADVVLLRQDPPFDLGYITSTHLLEQLPAHVLVVNDPAAVRNAPEKLFVMDFPQFMPATLISRDKAAIAAFLEQHGEIVVKPLHGHGGAAVFKLTRKDPNFGSLYDLFATTFKEPWVAQEFLPQVAKGDKRIILVDGIAAGAVNRVPAENDIRANMVRGGAAAATELTPREKEICAFIGPELERRGLLFVGIDVIDGYLTEINVTSPTGLRAIAKTGGPDVAATIWNAIEAKLAARRRGATE; this is translated from the coding sequence ATGTCCCTTGTCGTCGCGGTCCAGATGGACCCGATTGAGAAGATCAATTTTGCTGGTGATTCGACCTTCGCGTTGATGCTGGAGGCGCAGGCGCGCGGCCATCGACTCTATCATTACACACCGGACAAATTGACCTGGGGTCCTGGCGGCATCATTGCCCAGGCGGCGGAAATCACTGTCCGCGACCGGGCTGGCGATTATTTTACGCTGCAAAAGCCCGCGCTGCTCGAACTCGCCAGCGCCGACGTCGTGCTGCTGCGGCAAGATCCGCCGTTCGATCTCGGCTATATCACCTCGACCCATCTTCTCGAGCAATTGCCGGCGCATGTGCTGGTCGTCAACGATCCGGCCGCCGTGCGCAACGCACCCGAGAAGCTGTTTGTGATGGACTTTCCGCAATTCATGCCGGCGACCTTGATCAGCCGCGACAAGGCGGCGATCGCCGCCTTTCTGGAACAACACGGCGAGATCGTCGTGAAGCCTCTGCATGGCCACGGCGGCGCGGCGGTTTTCAAACTCACGCGCAAGGATCCAAATTTCGGCTCCCTCTACGACCTTTTCGCCACGACCTTCAAGGAGCCGTGGGTCGCGCAGGAATTTTTGCCGCAGGTGGCCAAAGGCGATAAACGGATCATCCTGGTCGATGGTATTGCGGCCGGTGCGGTGAACCGGGTTCCGGCCGAAAACGATATCCGCGCCAATATGGTGCGGGGTGGCGCCGCAGCGGCGACCGAACTCACCCCGCGCGAAAAGGAAATTTGCGCGTTTATTGGTCCGGAACTGGAACGCCGCGGCCTGCTTTTCGTAGGGATTGACGTGATCGACGGCTATCTTACCGAAATCAACGTCACCTCGCCGACCGGACTCCGCGCGATCGCCAAGACCGGCGGTCCCGATGTCGCCGCGACCATCTGGAATGCGATCGAGGCAAAACTTGCCGCCCGGCGAAGGGGAGCCACAGAATGA